The region AACGGCGCTCAACATGCCGCCAAACAAACCAGCCCATGTTTTCTTAGGGCTGAGGCGCGGGGCGAGCTTTGGCCCACCAATCGAACGACCCGCAAAATATGCACCGATATCTGTGGCCCATATGGTGCTTAAGAAATATACCAGCAAAGTAAAGCTACCTTCGAGCGAAGGTTCTCTCAGCAAGATCAGGGAAAGGCATGTAACCGTTACATAAGCAACGCCCGCCCAGCCCCAGCGCGGGCTCATGCGGTGTTCTATCATGCTGTCCCATTCGCGCATCATTAACACGGCAGTAAGTAGCACGAGTGTATAAAATGCCACTCCTCCCATAGCTACTGCACCCAGCACAAGCGGAGCAAGGATTACGGCAGAAATCACGCGTTTACGGAATTCTGGGCTATCCAAATGCACGGGACGCGGAGGAATAGTTTCCTCGGTTTCTCCCGGAACTTTAGCACCACCGGGTACCGCTGCGTCTTGATGTGTTTGCGTGCTATGACGTTGTTTTAATTCTTTTTCATTTTCAAAGGTCACGTCTTCATCCATTCCAATAATTTTCCAGTCTTCAGGCAGTGGTGCCATAGCGTCGCTCCCGTTTTGTGTATTCTTCCAGCGCCAGTTTGAAATTCTCAATACCAAAGTCTGGCCAGAATACCGGAGTAAAAAACAACTCCGTATATGCTTGTTGCCACAGCAGAAAATTACTCAGGCGTTGCTCAC is a window of Alphaproteobacteria bacterium DNA encoding:
- a CDS encoding phosphatidate cytidylyltransferase produces the protein MAPLPEDWKIIGMDEDVTFENEKELKQRHSTQTHQDAAVPGGAKVPGETEETIPPRPVHLDSPEFRKRVISAVILAPLVLGAVAMGGVAFYTLVLLTAVLMMREWDSMIEHRMSPRWGWAGVAYVTVTCLSLILLREPSLEGSFTLLVYFLSTIWATDIGAYFAGRSIGGPKLAPRLSPKKTWAGLFGGMLSAVTIGCILSVFFPFPNNIIQAAILSALLAVVAQLGDLFESWMKREAGMKDSSHLIPGHGGILDRVDGLTFTAPLLAIIYHFQLWSFDPAVSTIGM